TTCACCAAAGAAGAAAACTTAAATGGACTCGTTTCAGTGGAAGATGGTCTTTATGATGTTAATTTTTCAAAACTTTTAAGCGGTGAGATGATTGTTGTTAGGCAAGATAACAGAAGTATTGCAATTAATACTTACAAAAATGATTATAGATATGCTCCTAAAATAAGAAATCAAGAAATTATCAGTGTAGATACTTTTGCAACTTTGGAAGAAATAAATGTTTATTTTGATTTTATCCCTGTTGTATTGACCCCATCAGATTTGCACGCAGTTAATTTGAAAAATTACCCTATTGAATTTTTCATTCGTTCGTGGGATTATAAGCTTTTTGGGCTTTTTCCAACGAATTTACATTTATTTGGAGTTGAAAAAACAAAATTGCCTTCTCTATCCGATTATTTTTCCAACGATGGGATACTGTATGTATGGGGATCAGACCAATATGGAAGGGATATTTTCAGTAGGATATTCTTTGCTTCACGGATTTCACTTTCTATAGGGCTAATTGGAATATTATTAACATTTACAATAGGTATTTTTTTAGGTGGTTTAGCTGGATATTTTGGAGGATGGGTAGACGAAGTGACTATGAGGTTCACCGAAATATTGATGTCAATTCCTAGCCTTTATCTAATATTAACTTTAAGTGCCGTTTTGCCTACAGGTATCTCACCGGAGATTAGGTATCTTTTGATAGTTGTAATTTTGTCCTTTATTGGATGGCCTGGAATGACAAGGGTTATAAGAGGGATGACTATGGGTTTGAAACAAACAGAGTTTGTTCAAGCAGCTATAGCTTTAGGATATCCTCCAAGAAAAGTGATTTGGAATCATTTGTTACCAAACACCTATACTTACGTAATTGTTTCAGCTACTTTATCTATTCCAGGATATATTTTAGGTGAAGCAAGTCTTAGTTTCTTGGGTGTGGGAGTAACAGAACCTGGAGCCTCTTGGGGTTTGATGCTTTCTCAGGCTCAAGATATCCAAGTTTTAACTAGTTACCCGTGGGTACTTTTACCCGGATTATTTATCATTATAACGGTTCTTGCCTTTAATTTATTTGGCGATGCCATAAGGGATGCACTGGATCCGCGAGCTTTAGGTCTATAATTCTTTAATTTATATAAAACCCACGTATTTTGTGGGGTTTTTACTATATAATTATATAATTTGATTTGTATTATTGTAAAAGCCGCGAAATTTAGTGAAAATTTGAAAAAGTTAGCATTAATGAAATTTTTTTCATTATTCGGGAATAATTGGCAATAAACACCTTAGATTATTGTTAATTAGTTTTTTCTAATTTGACAAACTCTGTAAACTTTACTATAATTATTTATGTTAGTGAAAATATTGTTAAACAGTAATAATACATTGTAATTCTAAGTTTTTGTTGTGAGTAAGTTGGTTTCAATTGGGTTTTACAAATGTTAAAGGAGGGGTATTATGAGGAAAGTAACGACTTTTTTGTTGGTTACGTTTGTGTTGGTTTCTGCTTTTGTTTTAGCCGAAAAGGGGCCTATGCCGGATAAGGTTTATTTTGATGTAAGAATGCAACAAGATGTCGCGATTCAAGATGTCGCAGCTGGCAATGTAGATGTCTTTTTATACGGCGTGTCGGCTCCAGTGATTAATTCTTTGCCCCAATCGGTACTTGAAAAGTTGGATATTTACAACGTTCCATCGGGTTCTTGGTCTTTATTACTTAACCCCATACCAAACGAGCCTCCCTATACGGTGAATGTTGACGGTGTTGAGTATTTTAATCCGTTGGCGATTCAAGAAGTAAGGTTTGCTATGAACTTCTTAATCAATAGACAGTATTTAGTCGACGAGATTCTTCAAGGTGCTGGTGGAGTAATGTATACGATGGCAACCCCTGGGCAACCTGGTACCCAACCATATATTGATATAACTGCAAATATGGGTTTTACTCCAGAAGGTAACCAAGAGCTAGCTCTTAAAATGATAGAAAACGCTATGAATGAAGCTGCCAATCTGCCTGAAAATAAAGGAAGGTTGGTAAAAGAAGGTCAATGGTGGACATTCGATGGACAACCAGTTACTTTGAAATTCATAATTCGTGTAGACGATCCTACAGGAAGGTTGCCAGCAGGTAGATACATAGCTGATCAAATTGAAAAAACTGGTATAAAGGTTGAAAGAATAGAAATAGACAGATATGCAGCAGTGACTCTGGCTTATTATTCAAACCCTGCCGATCTACAATGGCATATATACACTGAAGGTTGGGGAGCAGGGGCTACGAGAAAGTACTGGCACCATATTGTAGCCCAAATGTATGCACCTTGGTATGGTTATATGCCAGGAGGTCAAGAACCAACATTTTGGAACTATGAACAAGATGAGATCGATAAGCTAACTCGAGAGGTCTACGCCGGTAATTTTGCAACAGAAGAAGAGTATTGGGATATGATCTTAAGAGCTAATGAATTGGGTATTAGAGATTCCGTTAGGATATATCTAACCTATCAAGAAGACTTCTTTGTTGCTAACAAAGATCGATTCAACAGACGAATGGTATATGGGCTTGGAGACGGATTAAATCAGTGGTCCATTTTAACAGCGGATACGGTTGATCGAAATTTGAGAGTTACTCAATTCTCTGCACAAGGATCTTTATTCATGAGTGCTTGGAATCCAGTAGGAACGGATGGATTCAGCGATGTGTATTCCATAAACGTTGCATCGAACATATACGACTACGGTATGTTTGAAAGTCCAGCCTCAGCTGATCTTACATCTGAAAAAGTTGTTCCAAGGATGGAAACGTTGGACACTAAATTTGTAGTTGACGAAAACGGTGAGATGGTTGGGTTAATAGAGGTCCCCGCAGATGCAATTAAAGTTGATCCTGATAGTAAAAAATGGGTCCCTGTAGGACCGGGCGTTACATCTGTTAGTGTTGCTACTTACGATATAATATACGGTGTTTGGAATCATGGGATTTCTGAAAGCTTAGTGGATTATATGTATGCCCCTGCATATGTTTGGGACCTTTCAGTTGATTCCGGACCCATTGACTCAAGGTACGATGCGACTTATTCTGCCTCAGCAATGCCTGGACTGGAAGTTGAGGTTGCAAGAAGAATAAATGCTGACGGTTCGATAACCGTATGGTTCGATTACAACTTCCCGGTTGATGCTATGTACGTAGCTTCTTGGGGAGCACCTGGCTGGTCAGTTTCTCAATCAGGGCAACCAATAGGTGTTTCTTGGGAAATAGTCGAAGCTTTAACGAGATTGGTTGAAAACGGAGGAGTGTCAGGAAGAGGGTACACATTTTCATCAACAGCTGCAGGTGGGAACGTCTACGAAGTGGATGTACTTGAGCCTGTTACGGTTAACGATATCAAAGCGGAACTTCAAAAGATGATCGATGAAAGGTACGTACCTATTTACATTGAAGATATGGTTACACCTGACAAGGCTGTTGAAAGGTATCGAGCGGCGCTTGCTTTTGTTAATGAATACAACCATGCTTATATAGGGAATGGCCCTTTCAAGATGACCAAATATGATCCAAGTGCGCGTTTTGTTGAACTAACAGCTGTTAGGGATGAGAGGTACCCATTCGAACGTGGATATTGGAATGATTACTTTGAAACGGTGAGGCTGAACGTTGATAGTATAGAACTTGCTTTCGCTGCTATAAGAGGGTTAGACTTACCTGTTACGATTAATGTATCAGAGGTTCTTTACCCATACGATATATATTCCCCAGCTCCTGAAGGGGATGTAGAGGTTTCCTTGATCACACCAGAAGGGCCAATGAATTTCAAGGCTGAAGTAGAAACAGCGGGAACATTTGTTGCAACTATACCTGGAGACGTGCTTAATACATTAGAACCTGGTACTTATGCCGTTGTAGTTACTGCAAGATCGGAAGGAGCAATTCCATCTACTTATTCAACAACTATCGTTGTGTATTAATGTTCTAAAAGGACCTTTTTAGAGTTTAAAGGCTCCCTTAAGGGAGCCTATTTTTAGAAAAGTTGAATTATATACAGAGGTGATTAACCGTATGTATTGGCGATATGCAGTAAGAAGAATATTGATGGGTGTTTTTATCTATGTTGTAATCATTTTCATATACTCAGCCTTGTTTAACACGGTAATGGATCAGACGTTAAATAGTCAAATAGTCGAGCAAGTAAACGGTGAAATAATGAAAATGTCTCAGGTAGGAACAGATCCTGAATATTTGGTAGAATACAGGCTGAGAAGGATCGGAGAACTTCGTGACTTATACCACTTAGATGACCCAATACTTTCCAGAATTTTTTGGAGGGCTATTGATACGCTGACTTTCAATTATGGTAAGTCAACTGTAATGAGATCTTTTGAAGGCGAAACTGATGTTATTAAAATAGTTTTAGAAAGAATACCAAATACTTTGATGTTGTTCACCACCGCCATAATTATCGATATATTGATAGGTGTGTGGTTGGGTTTAAAAAAAGCTCAGAAAGCTGGAAAAACAATGGATAAGACGACTTCTATAATCACAATGGGAGTATATGGACTACCATCTTGGTGGTTTGGGATGGTTATGATAATGTTGTTTGCATTTGCAATACCTATTTTTCCTTCAGGAGGTATGAACAGTGTCCCACCTCCAACAACCTTTTTTGGAAGAGTTCTTGATACTTTATACCATATGGCTTTGCCAATAATTACCCTTGTTTTCATAGGTTTTTGGGGAAGGGCTTATTTAACAAGAAATATAGTTTTAGGAAATCTGCAAGAGGATTTCATAATGTCCGCAAGGGCAAGAGGAATTCCCGAAAGATCAGTTTTGTATGGTCATGCCTTAAGAACCTCTGCTCCTCCTATTTTAACTATGTCGCTTTTATCCTTGTTAGCTTCTTTTTCTGGTGCGCTGGTATTTGAAGGTATATTTAGTTGGCCTGGAATGGGAAATCTTTATTGGGCAGCGGTTCAGATGAACGATATCCCTGTTCTTTTGGGTAACCTTTCCATAACAACTCTCATATATATATCCGGTATCGTCGTTTTGGATTTGATATACGGCTTTTTAGACCCTAGAATAAAAGTTGGTGGGAAAGCGTGAATAAAACAAATCTTGTTGCTAAGCAATTGAAAGATTTTTGGAATGAGTTCAAGCAAGTTAAATTTGGTATAGCTGGAATAATTCTTTTAATTCTTTTTATAATTTTAGTCATTTTTGAATCGTTTTTAACCCCTTTCCCCGAAGCTTCTACAAGGTGGAGAGATATAACATATTGGGAAGATAATCCACGAAGTGTTCCCCCTGTTTGGATAAATTGGTTTTCTCAAAAGGATTATACTCCAACTGAATATATTGAAGATTTAGAATATACAGAACAAAATATTTCCGGTCCAATAAGTATTTTAAATTCAGTTATAGAGTATCAGTACGATTATGATGTTCCGCCTGTTGATCTAATCTATAGAGGGAATTTTAAAGGTAACTTTAGTTTGAATATTGTTTTGGAACGTCCAGATGGTAATAAAATCAACTTGGTGACCAAAAGTTTTAGTGCAAACACAGAAAAAGACTTTAGAATATCACTTATTAATGAATCAGGGAACAACGTTAGAAGTTTTGCAAGGAGGTATGTGCAAAACCTCCCTCCAAGAGTTAACATAAATACCGTGCTTTTTTCACAAACAGATGGTGAGCTTTTTTCAAATCCAACTCCATTAAATGGAACTTACAAGCTAAATATAAATCTAATGAAACTGACAGAGGAAACGGTTATTGAAGACACAAGGTTAGTTGTTTCAGGGAGCGTTTCTGGTTGGCTTGGAACAGATAACTCTAAAAGAGATGTTTGGAGTGGCTTGTTGGCAGGCATTAAATGGGCATTGTTCATAGGGCTTATGACATCTGCTATTTCAGTGTCAATTGGAGTTATTTACGGAGTTGTTTCTGCGTATTATGGGGGTATAGTTGATTCTATAATGCAGAGAATTTGGGAAGTTTTCATCAACATACCTCTCCTTCCAGTTTTAATTGTTTTATCAGCAATATTCAGCCCTTCTATTTGGAGCCTGATTCTTATGATGAGTTTGTTTTTTTGGGTAGGCCCTGTTAAAACAGTGAGAAGCATGGCCTTACAAATTAAAGAAGAAACATATGTTGAAGCGGCAAAAGCTTTAGGTGCTTCACATAGAAGAATAATTTTTAGACATATGATTCCAATCTTGATTCCATACTCTTTTGCAAGTATGGCTTTGAGTGTTCCGAGCGCCATTCTTTACGAGGCAACCGTTAGTTTGCTTGGTTTAGGAGATGCGACCATAGTAACATGGGGACAGATTCTTCATGATGCCATGAACGGCGGAGCTGTAACAAACGGTCTTTGGTGGTG
This DNA window, taken from Petrotoga sibirica DSM 13575, encodes the following:
- a CDS encoding ABC transporter permease gives rise to the protein MRKKDKNNLKDTPLNTQNDEELFEREFMSTPALIWRALRRHKLGMISLVVLIILYLLAIFADFVSPMNPFNNHIQYRFAPPSKIYRKDLFTGERVGPHTYLYMSERDPITYQSDYVEATHLDIIRARDPETGDLITFELGTYNPTYNATVSDITYTFKNTIMAKTTNGEYIELATSRRYDQILIPLSYFTKEENLNGLVSVEDGLYDVNFSKLLSGEMIVVRQDNRSIAINTYKNDYRYAPKIRNQEIISVDTFATLEEINVYFDFIPVVLTPSDLHAVNLKNYPIEFFIRSWDYKLFGLFPTNLHLFGVEKTKLPSLSDYFSNDGILYVWGSDQYGRDIFSRIFFASRISLSIGLIGILLTFTIGIFLGGLAGYFGGWVDEVTMRFTEILMSIPSLYLILTLSAVLPTGISPEIRYLLIVVILSFIGWPGMTRVIRGMTMGLKQTEFVQAAIALGYPPRKVIWNHLLPNTYTYVIVSATLSIPGYILGEASLSFLGVGVTEPGASWGLMLSQAQDIQVLTSYPWVLLPGLFIIITVLAFNLFGDAIRDALDPRALGL
- a CDS encoding ABC transporter substrate-binding protein — encoded protein: MRKVTTFLLVTFVLVSAFVLAEKGPMPDKVYFDVRMQQDVAIQDVAAGNVDVFLYGVSAPVINSLPQSVLEKLDIYNVPSGSWSLLLNPIPNEPPYTVNVDGVEYFNPLAIQEVRFAMNFLINRQYLVDEILQGAGGVMYTMATPGQPGTQPYIDITANMGFTPEGNQELALKMIENAMNEAANLPENKGRLVKEGQWWTFDGQPVTLKFIIRVDDPTGRLPAGRYIADQIEKTGIKVERIEIDRYAAVTLAYYSNPADLQWHIYTEGWGAGATRKYWHHIVAQMYAPWYGYMPGGQEPTFWNYEQDEIDKLTREVYAGNFATEEEYWDMILRANELGIRDSVRIYLTYQEDFFVANKDRFNRRMVYGLGDGLNQWSILTADTVDRNLRVTQFSAQGSLFMSAWNPVGTDGFSDVYSINVASNIYDYGMFESPASADLTSEKVVPRMETLDTKFVVDENGEMVGLIEVPADAIKVDPDSKKWVPVGPGVTSVSVATYDIIYGVWNHGISESLVDYMYAPAYVWDLSVDSGPIDSRYDATYSASAMPGLEVEVARRINADGSITVWFDYNFPVDAMYVASWGAPGWSVSQSGQPIGVSWEIVEALTRLVENGGVSGRGYTFSSTAAGGNVYEVDVLEPVTVNDIKAELQKMIDERYVPIYIEDMVTPDKAVERYRAALAFVNEYNHAYIGNGPFKMTKYDPSARFVELTAVRDERYPFERGYWNDYFETVRLNVDSIELAFAAIRGLDLPVTINVSEVLYPYDIYSPAPEGDVEVSLITPEGPMNFKAEVETAGTFVATIPGDVLNTLEPGTYAVVVTARSEGAIPSTYSTTIVVY
- a CDS encoding ABC transporter permease, with the translated sequence MYWRYAVRRILMGVFIYVVIIFIYSALFNTVMDQTLNSQIVEQVNGEIMKMSQVGTDPEYLVEYRLRRIGELRDLYHLDDPILSRIFWRAIDTLTFNYGKSTVMRSFEGETDVIKIVLERIPNTLMLFTTAIIIDILIGVWLGLKKAQKAGKTMDKTTSIITMGVYGLPSWWFGMVMIMLFAFAIPIFPSGGMNSVPPPTTFFGRVLDTLYHMALPIITLVFIGFWGRAYLTRNIVLGNLQEDFIMSARARGIPERSVLYGHALRTSAPPILTMSLLSLLASFSGALVFEGIFSWPGMGNLYWAAVQMNDIPVLLGNLSITTLIYISGIVVLDLIYGFLDPRIKVGGKA
- a CDS encoding ABC transporter permease — protein: MNKTNLVAKQLKDFWNEFKQVKFGIAGIILLILFIILVIFESFLTPFPEASTRWRDITYWEDNPRSVPPVWINWFSQKDYTPTEYIEDLEYTEQNISGPISILNSVIEYQYDYDVPPVDLIYRGNFKGNFSLNIVLERPDGNKINLVTKSFSANTEKDFRISLINESGNNVRSFARRYVQNLPPRVNINTVLFSQTDGELFSNPTPLNGTYKLNINLMKLTEETVIEDTRLVVSGSVSGWLGTDNSKRDVWSGLLAGIKWALFIGLMTSAISVSIGVIYGVVSAYYGGIVDSIMQRIWEVFINIPLLPVLIVLSAIFSPSIWSLILMMSLFFWVGPVKTVRSMALQIKEETYVEAAKALGASHRRIIFRHMIPILIPYSFASMALSVPSAILYEATVSLLGLGDATIVTWGQILHDAMNGGAVTNGLWWWVVPPGIAIALVGMTFAFLGFAMDTILNPKLRTR